The genomic DNA TTTTGCCGTGTACTTCTTTCCCATCAGATGTTGACGTTTTATATTCCTGTGTTTTTGCAGAGGCCTGCAGAGCCTGCAATTGCCCGAAAAGGAGGCGCGTCGCCAGATGATGCAGGACAACAGTGTGTGCTGCCGTCTGGCCAAGGCTAAGTCCAACAGCCTCTCCGATTCCGCTGAGAGCCTTGAATCAACCACTTCGAAGCGCAGCCACAACAGTTCTGTGAGCTCTGCGAAGAAGGGCTCTTCGGCAAAGCTGCAAGGTCCGCCCACCAAGCGTCCCAAGGCGTCAAACGACGAAGTCGTCTGTACGCCCGATTTGCTGAGCATGCTGGAGCCCGACTGTCAGATTTCCATGCCCCAAAAGCCGGCAGCGCGTCTCCCGGTCTCACCGGCTAACATAACAAAAACGCCAAGGATTGTCACCGTGCAACAAAACTATACcggacccagtcccagtcccagcagcaaTGGTAAAAGTCCACCCCGACTCAGCTTGCCTCCCCCTTTGGTACTGAGTGGCTCGGGAGTTCGGTATCGCCAAAGTTCACCGGCCAGTGTTGTGCGTCGCACCGTGGTGCCCAATAGCGTTAGGAACACTGGGCCCGTCTTCCACACTATCAACGGGTTCCGCGTGGATCTGAACAGCGCCGCGCAGCAGGACTCGTACCGCCTTCCCAATGGACGGCTCATCCAGGTCAAGCGCCAGATGCCACTTAGCAGTCAGCCTGCAACCGCTTTGACACCGCCCACTCCGATGTCTGTGGGTCCACTGGGTCAGGTCATAATTCGACCCCGTTCTCTCGCAGCCGCTCCGCCAACCATTCGCCAagtgcacagcagcagcgccaacagcAGCCCAGGCGGCACTCTACCATCCGTGGTCTCCAACATGGGCAACAATATGGGGATCTACAATCCGCAGATTAATCAACAGCAGCGAGCTCCTCAAGGTGTGCGCGTTGGAAATGTTAGCCAGAcaagtgccagtggcagtgcaaatgccagtgccagtggcggACCTTTACCGACGGTGGGGAACGGTAATGGAGGAGAAGGGACTCTGATATACGCGGTGCAACCGAACAAGGCACCTGCATTGATGCGCCACGTGTTCCCTAATAGCTCCATTGGACAGGCGCgtgcccagctgcaggagcagatATTCAATGCCATGGACATTTGCACTCATCTCACCGGAAAAGTCATCTCTCTGACCCATTCGAATGCATACAATCAGGCGCGCAGCTTTATGGATCTTAAGGAgctgtacattcatatgtccTACCTAATGACCTATGCTATCGGACGCTTCAAGCATCTGCAGGATAAGTGTCTGGTCGATATGCGCGACATGGGCTTCAAGAACGATGCCAACAGTCTGGAGAACGGCCAGTTGGCTGCTGGTAAGTCCCTGCCAAACCTCTCTACCTTACTTCTTAGATTTAAGGCACCGTTTGGTAGCCACCTGTCTCCAAATAAATGTAAAGGGGGCCTGGAGTTTCTCTATTATTGTCTTTGGAGAAAATTTTCAACACATGGACTGGCGCTGTCAGTTCTTCGTTTTAGCCGTTATTCGTTGTTCGGGTTTTGTGCGCGAGTGTTCATTTCTGAATTTGCCCTTGCTGAAGAGCAATgagaggaaagagaaaagGAGCATGTATGTAAGTATCCTGTGATCCACTGATTGTCTGTTTAGGGAAAACTGCAAGTTCCATTCCTTGGCTGCGATAGCGATTGGTTTTAGCTTGGTCCATGTGTTTGCAAAATACTATCCAAAGAGGCAATGGAATAGAACCCAGAAGCAGTTTTTCCCTAAACGttaatctctctctttgtcatTTCTTGTGTGCTTCCAGCCGTCGACTATGTCTGCTTTGGCCAAATTGACGACGTGGATCTCTTCAACACAGGCTGCAACAGCTTCCACAATCAAGTGTACGAATACCGCAAGAGTCTGCACGCGAATCTCAAGGAGGGAGAAGACTGCGAGCCCCTGCCAGCTCTGATGCCCCTGGGAGTGCGAGCCGAGGGCGATCCCATTGACGAGGAAGACCCAGAAAATGAGAACGAGAATGCCAGTGCATTCGAGGCGGTGCCCAGCAAGAACAATGACAACGATGTCGATAGCTGCGATTATGACGAGCCCGATGATTTGGATGACGATTTGGacgatgataatgatgacCTGGACAGCGAGGACCTCGGCGAACTGGGCACCGAGGAGAGCATGAATCGCAACGAACAGGCCCACGCCTACGACCGTAAGCTGACGCGACTGCTGCGCGAGTATCCCTCGATCTGGTGCACCCATCACCCGGACTACGGCAAAATGGAGGTCACGCGTAAGCAGTGGCGTGTCATAGCCAGCCACTTTCCGCGCGGCGACGATATCAAGCTTCGCTGGAAGAACGTGCGCAAGCGCTATGTGCGCATCGAGCGCCGCAACCGTCTGGGGAAGCGCTTCAAGGGATATTTTGACAAGGCAACCAACTATCTGGCCAACAGAGATCTGCCGCGCAGCCAGTGGCTGGAGGTGGACTGTGGCGAGGACGATGGGGATGGCTTCGAGCGAAAGCAACTGGACGTCATTGAAAACACCATGGACAAGGATCACGGAACAAGGCAAACGAGGCAAACGAAGGAGACGCAGGAGATGCGGAAGCCGGTGAAGGCGAGACAAGTGCCCGTCCGCGACATTGACATGCGCATCATCAACTTTGCCAAGAGCCATCCCGTTCTGTGGCGCAAGTCGGTCGATCCCGAGTTCAATAGCATTGACGAGCAGACACGGAAGTCGCTGTGGCTAAATTTTTGTAAATCGGCAACCAGTGAGTAGTCCTCTAGAAGGGCATCGTTGACAGGTGGACAGTTAATCAGtgtttctttcacttttcaagACTATCCGTGCGATTACCTGGTGGGCCGCTGGCAACAAATGTTCGAAATGTTCAAGACCTTCCGCCTGAGGACCATCAAGGACGAAAGAGTCCATGTCAACCTGCAGCTAAAGTATTCGAAATATTTGGCCAGCTTGTTCTTTCTCCATAAAATCGATGAGCAGGACTTGCGCGATGAGTTTGAGCCGCAGCAGGATTGTGTACAGAACGAGAACAAGTCCGGCAGCAAGTTGAAGCAAATGGCCGATGACAATCAgtttgcccagcagctggtgctggccatGCGCGCCTACCCCACTCTGTGGAATCCGCGTCATGCTGACTACAATGATGTGGTTGCCCGCGAGCGCCTTTGGCCCGAGGTTGCCCGGCGTCTTCCACGCTTCAAGCGAGACGCCCAGACATGCAAGCAGCGCTGGCAGATGGCCAAATTCGCTTATGAGTGCTATTGCCGCGAGCTGAAtcgacagccacagcccaatGAAACGACTCTGAAAAAGCTGCGCTTGAACTTTCCCTTGGAGGAGATGCGCTTCCTCAATATTTAATTACCATTTCATTCCAGTCAATGCCAATCTAAACATAGTTTATGTATAACCATACGAATAAGATCgaataaagaaatttccaACCTCTGTTTGATTGGGAGCTTCTGATTTTTAGGCTACGCATATCTGATCGAAAGAATGAtgcatttttgttaattttgaTTGTCTCTTGCAGAGAAACAAGCCAGTGATGACGAGGATAACGAGATCGAGATTGTGGAGCCTAAGACGGATACCATCACCATTGATTCCGACAACGAGGACGAGGCGTGCTTGCTCTCTAGCAGCAAGAAGATTATGAAGATAACTTCTGTTTCGTCTCATTCTCCGAAGATAGATGTTCCGAAGAGGGAAGTTATGGAAGTACTGCCGAGTGAGGCCGATATGGCCGCCTTTAGCTCAACAATATTAGCCAGTCTTCTCGAAGTGGAAATTACTGATGGCACTGCCGAGCTCAAGAATGTTTCGCCAGGACACAAAAAGCAGCCTCGTAAGAAGACTACGAACAGGCCGAATCCTGCATTGCTCCAATTGGAGCGCCAGCGCATGGAGGAGATAAAGCTCACCGATGccaagctaaaaaaaaaagtcgtGGTCAAGTTACGAAGAGCCGAGGAAGAGTTTGAGGTGGCCCGTAAATGGGCTAAGAACTGCGATAAGCAGGCCAAGAGTGACCGCCAGGCTCAACAGGCAAAGCACAACGCTGAGAAAAACCCAGTTGCCGGACCCAAAGAGCCAATTTCTATCGAAGTAGAAAAAGAATCTGACCACTGTATTAAGGGGGGGTCCAGCCCAAGTAACCCAGTAGCTGACAAAGAAACGGAAAAGCCTGAGGCACCCCAAGAAACTAGCAGCAAGAATGACAAATCAGACgacccaaaaaaagagtttgcaAGTGATGATAACCTAAAAATAGGAGatgcagcagacaggcagcacgAGAAAGATGACTCTGAAGCTCAAGCCGAAACTGAACCTCAACCCGAGCCAGAAGCTGAAGCGGGAGCGGAAGCGGAAGACGAAGCTCAATCCAAACCTGATGCTGTTGATGAGGACAACGAAAAAGAACTCTTAAGTATTAATCCAGTTGTAGGCGATGACATGCAATGCCCACAGTCCGAAACGGATGCTGTGAAGGATAAATCTTCGGATAAAGAAAAGTATCATTTCAAAGAAGCAATGGACACTTCCACTGAAacccctgctgctgtgccgctgGAAAGCATGGACATAGACGTTCCCATTGAGAAAACggaacaaacaaaagatgAAGTAGATGAATCAAAAGAGCTGGATGGTATTGGAGTGAGTGACCGAGCCAAAGATCTCAGTCCCATAGCATATACAGCTGAAGCTAAAGCGTTTAAAGACAAGGAAAATGAGCTGACAGTTGCAGAAATAAATCCTCAAATTGTAGCTTCCGAGACTAACTCAGCAACGTTGCGAATGCCATTGCCAGAACCCATCCTAAATGATGATCAAAACGAGGAGATCTGTGAGTACCGGCGTGAATCTGTACCCATAACGGAGAACGAAGCTGTTGCAGGTTTCAACGAGAATGTCGAAAGGAAATTGACACCATCGGACGAGTCTTCCTCAAATGGGACTGCCACTGGACAGATCATTCAAGACCCCGACCACGACTTTGCATAAAGCATTGACATCATGGACCTTAATAGCACATTAGTAACTTATACTCTGTGTATATAATACTTTCATGATCCAATGAGATGCAAGAAAACTTCAAATAATTTGTTgagtaaatttaatttgggTTTAAATGCACTTAAACTTGTTTTATATAtcgcatatacatatatttggcATTCATTCAATATATGTGCGTGCATACAATATCTTTTCTAAGTTTATTTATGatacacaaatgtacaaaGTGAATGAATTATTGATCATGTTATATTCTTAAGAAACTACACGAATTAATTCAGACGACCATTCTGTTCTTTAATAAATTGTTATGGCCTCTACTTACAGTGATATTGGACATACAAGTTTGTATGATTCTTTCACACCAGAATCGGTGACATGTTTGCTTATAGCTTTCCCATTCTGTATAGGTATGTGCATAAGAAGACATCGCATTTAATCAATCATTCATTGTTATATTCCCGAAACACTAACAAGGTCTGCCCGTCATCAAAGCGATCTGAAGATCTATTAGTCCTAGAAGATACGAGTATCTGGGTCTGCTCCAATTATGAATTTGTCTATGAGTATTTCTAATATCAGCAACTGAACAGGAGAGGATTCAAGCCAGTAGAAATTATTTAGTACTTAGGGTATTAATTGATattaagtaaatatattttgtaagtTATGAGCTATTatatgaatacaaataaaatcttAAACACCTAGTGCATGTAgtatctatttattttatttgattcgAGGTGGTCAAGGCTGAAGGGTCAACACATCGGAAGCTTTGAACGGAGGATTACATTTACGAGTACATACTATTCATCTATGTGATATATCTTATGTGCAATACTTTTAACGTTGATATGGATATATGGAGCTTCTGCTCACTCTAATCTCATTCGATGGATTCACAACACAACGGCTTCCCATTAAATACGATGCGAGAGAAGAGGAGTGTATTATCAGATGGGAATAGCACGAGCTCAATATTCGTTGCAATCTTCAATGAAATTGGGTAAACAATAATACAACgctatatatataataatatctcgtttcatatgtatgtgcggGCATTTCAGACGTTGTGTTAGAGTATTCTGTTACTTATAATTTCAGGAACATAAAGTGGATTCTCGTGAGTTATAATAACAAACTGTGCGGCgtgtataaataaacattatgAAGTATTTTTGGGTCTTTACAAAGTTGGGGCGAGTAGAACATATAGGGTCATACAAGCCTGTCTTGGGAGCGCATATTACTAACAATTTGGGCGCTTGTGCAGTCGCATGTGGTTGAAGTAACGACCTGGCGGCGGGCACCTAATCTTGTAGTCGGAAACATAGTTCCAGGCCTCCACCATTGTGTCGTCCTTCACCTGATGCTGCGTAATGCTGCCTTTGAAGGCGCACAAATGCTTTGAGTGGGCAAAACTGAAGAGCGGGTGATGATGTCGCTTAATGTGGGCACGCTGTGCGCAAAGCCCGGTGATGTAGACGTCCTCCAAATACACAAGCGTCGTGTTCAGAGAGGCCTCGTACAGCCGTTGCACCACATCAATAGAGAGAAGGTACCCGGCTCCGGACAAATACTTTGGATAGGACTCCGGCGGATACATATAGGAAGGCATGTACCACTTGCTGCTAACATCGTTGACGGGCACCACGTTGCAGAACTGGTGTCCGTACATCACCTCGCTGGTGTCGTTCAGTCGATTCTGCGGTGACTTCACCAGGAACGTGTATCGATCATGATAGTCCAGAGTATCGTTGTACAGCGGAACGGAGCCGCCTAGCAGAAAGTGCAGCAGATTGGGGACATTTACAAAGGTGTCGTCGTCGCACTTGAGAAAGTACGCGGTGCTGTTGGCGCAGCTCCGGCTTATGTGTTTCAAGGCCATCACCGACTTGAGTGTTAGATTGTTGTAGCTATCGACAAAGCTCTCCTGAATGATATCGTTGTACTGCTCCGCCTCGCTGTGAACTCTAGACAACGTTTCGTTTCCCTCAAGGGATTCGTACTTGCTGCGGCCCACAATGAAGACAACGCGGACGGAGGCTGACAGTGAATCGCCCTCGCCGCTTAGGTAATCGGCATACAGCTTCAGGCGCGCCGTCATCGGTGGCAAGTAGTTTCCCTTGAGATGGCCATGCAACTTCACAAATGCTCCGTAGTTGAACTCCGAGGTGTTTCCCCATGTCTCGCGTATTGTCTGCCGTTGAACAAAGTTTCCCAGGCTGGTGCAAACGGCGATTACCAGGAAGGTCTTGTTGCG from Drosophila subobscura isolate 14011-0131.10 chromosome E, UCBerk_Dsub_1.0, whole genome shotgun sequence includes the following:
- the LOC117892527 gene encoding uncharacterized protein LOC117892527 isoform X2, with amino-acid sequence MDYTPQRRNMSHTPNSEVMLVPDATPSPSPLAKLDVDFSGSNYEMHSSLSDEERRYYLKEFPSVDTINQRKVHCTVCKLHMGTAPGSEASIKMHPILRVTHCVKCHEFYNSGEFSKGEDGSELYCRWCGQGGEVYCCSTCPYVFCKSCIVKNLSRGVIVDIEQNENWNCFSCTPKILWPLRAQHWALVNYIQTQKRGLQSLQLPEKEARRQMMQDNSVCCRLAKAKSNSLSDSAESLESTTSKRSHNSSVSSAKKGSSAKLQGPPTKRPKASNDEVVCTPDLLSMLEPDCQISMPQKPAARLPVSPANITKTPRIVTVQQNYTGPSPSPSSNGKSPPRLSLPPPLVLSGSGVRYRQSSPASVVRRTVVPNSVRNTGPVFHTINGFRVDLNSAAQQDSYRLPNGRLIQVKRQMPLSSQPATALTPPTPMSVGPLGQVIIRPRSLAAAPPTIRQVHSSSANSSPGGTLPSVVSNMGNNMGIYNPQINQQQRAPQGVRVGNVSQTSASGSANASASGGPLPTVGNGNGGEGTLIYAVQPNKAPALMRHVFPNSSIGQARAQLQEQIFNAMDICTHLTGKVISLTHSNAYNQARSFMDLKELYIHMSYLMTYAIGRFKHLQDKCLVDMRDMGFKNDANSLENGQLAAEKQASDDEDNEIEIVEPKTDTITIDSDNEDEACLLSSSKKIMKITSVSSHSPKIDVPKREVMEVLPSEADMAAFSSTILASLLEVEITDGTAELKNVSPGHKKQPRKKTTNRPNPALLQLERQRMEEIKLTDAKLKKKVVVKLRRAEEEFEVARKWAKNCDKQAKSDRQAQQAKHNAEKNPVAGPKEPISIEVEKESDHCIKGGSSPSNPVADKETEKPEAPQETSSKNDKSDDPKKEFASDDNLKIGDAADRQHEKDDSEAQAETEPQPEPEAEAGAEAEDEAQSKPDAVDEDNEKELLSINPVVGDDMQCPQSETDAVKDKSSDKEKYHFKEAMDTSTETPAAVPLESMDIDVPIEKTEQTKDEVDESKELDGIGVSDRAKDLSPIAYTAEAKAFKDKENELTVAEINPQIVASETNSATLRMPLPEPILNDDQNEEICEYRRESVPITENEAVAGFNENVERKLTPSDESSSNGTATGQIIQDPDHDFA
- the LOC117892527 gene encoding uncharacterized protein LOC117892527 isoform X3, whose translation is MDYTPQRRNMSHTPNSEVMLVPDATPSPSPLAKLDVDFSGSNYEMHSSLSDEERRYYLKEFPSVDTINQRKVHCTVCKLHMGTAPGSEASIKMHPILRVTHCVKCHEFYNSGEFSKGEDGSELYCRWCGQGGEVYCCSTCPYVFCKSCIVKNLSRGVIVDIEQNENWNCFSCTPKILWPLRAQHWALVNYIQTQKRGLQSLQLPEKEARRQMMQDNSVCCRLAKAKSNSLSDSAESLESTTSKRSHNSSVSSAKKGSSAKLQGPPTKRPKASNDEVVCTPDLLSMLEPDCQISMPQKPAARLPVSPANITKTPRIVTVQQNYTGPSPSPSSNGKSPPRLSLPPPLVLSGSGVRYRQSSPASVVRRTVVPNSVRNTGPVFHTINGFRVDLNSAAQQDSYRLPNGRLIQVKRQMPLSSQPATALTPPTPMSVGPLGQVIIRPRSLAAAPPTIRQVHSSSANSSPGGTLPSVVSNMGNNMGIYNPQINQQQRAPQGVRVGNVSQTSASGSANASASGGPLPTVGNGNGGEGTLIYAVQPNKAPALMRHVFPNSSIGQARAQLQEQIFNAMDICTHLTGKVISLTHSNAYNQARSFMDLKELYIHMSYLMTYAIGRFKHLQDKCLVDMRDMGFKNDANSLENGQLAAEKQASDDEDNEIEIVEPKTDTITIDSDNEDEACLLSSSKKIMKITSVSSHSPKIDVPKREVMEVLPSEADMAAFSSTILASLLEVEITDGTAELKNVSPGHKKQPRKKTTNRPNPALLQLERQRMEEIKLTDAKLKKKVVVKLRRAEEEFEVARKWAKNCDKQAKSDRQAQQAKHNAEKNPVAGPKEPISIEVEKESDHCIKGGSSPSNPVADKETEKPEAPQETSSKNDKSDDPKKEFASDDNLKIGDAADRQHEKDDSEAQAETEPQPEPEAEAGAEAEDEAQSKPDAVDEDNEKELLSINPVVGDDMQCPQSETDAVKDKSMDTSTETPAAVPLESMDIDVPIEKTEQTKDEVDESKELDGIGVSDRAKDLSPIAYTAEAKAFKDKENELTVAEINPQIVASETNSATLRMPLPEPILNDDQNEEICEYRRESVPITENEAVAGFNENVERKLTPSDESSSNGTATGQIIQDPDHDFA
- the LOC117892527 gene encoding uncharacterized protein LOC117892527 isoform X1, which encodes MDYTPQRRNMSHTPNSEVMLVPDATPSPSPLAKLDVDFSGSNYEMHSSLSDEERRYYLKEFPSVDTINQRKVHCTVCKLHMGTAPGSEASIKMHPILRVTHCVKCHEFYNSGEFSKGEDGSELYCRWCGQGGEVYCCSTCPYVFCKSCIVKNLSRGVIVDIEQNENWNCFSCTPKILWPLRAQHWALVNYIQTQKRGLQSLQLPEKEARRQMMQDNSVCCRLAKAKSNSLSDSAESLESTTSKRSHNSSVSSAKKGSSAKLQGPPTKRPKASNDEVVCTPDLLSMLEPDCQISMPQKPAARLPVSPANITKTPRIVTVQQNYTGPSPSPSSNGKSPPRLSLPPPLVLSGSGVRYRQSSPASVVRRTVVPNSVRNTGPVFHTINGFRVDLNSAAQQDSYRLPNGRLIQVKRQMPLSSQPATALTPPTPMSVGPLGQVIIRPRSLAAAPPTIRQVHSSSANSSPGGTLPSVVSNMGNNMGIYNPQINQQQRAPQGVRVGNVSQTSASGSANASASGGPLPTVGNGNGGEGTLIYAVQPNKAPALMRHVFPNSSIGQARAQLQEQIFNAMDICTHLTGKVISLTHSNAYNQARSFMDLKELYIHMSYLMTYAIGRFKHLQDKCLVDMRDMGFKNDANSLENGQLAAAVDYVCFGQIDDVDLFNTGCNSFHNQVYEYRKSLHANLKEGEDCEPLPALMPLGVRAEGDPIDEEDPENENENASAFEAVPSKNNDNDVDSCDYDEPDDLDDDLDDDNDDLDSEDLGELGTEESMNRNEQAHAYDRKLTRLLREYPSIWCTHHPDYGKMEVTRKQWRVIASHFPRGDDIKLRWKNVRKRYVRIERRNRLGKRFKGYFDKATNYLANRDLPRSQWLEVDCGEDDGDGFERKQLDVIENTMDKDHGTRQTRQTKETQEMRKPVKARQVPVRDIDMRIINFAKSHPVLWRKSVDPEFNSIDEQTRKSLWLNFCKSATNYPCDYLVGRWQQMFEMFKTFRLRTIKDERVHVNLQLKYSKYLASLFFLHKIDEQDLRDEFEPQQDCVQNENKSGSKLKQMADDNQFAQQLVLAMRAYPTLWNPRHADYNDVVARERLWPEVARRLPRFKRDAQTCKQRWQMAKFAYECYCRELNRQPQPNETTLKKLRLNFPLEEMRFLNI
- the LOC117892527 gene encoding uncharacterized protein LOC117892527 isoform X4, which produces MDYTPQRRNMSHTPNSEVMLVPDATPSPSPLAKLDVDFSGSNYEMHSSLSDEERRYYLKEFPSVDTINQRKVHCTVCKLHMGTAPGSEASIKMHPILRVTHCVKCHEFYNSGEFSKGEDGSELYCRWCGQGGEVYCCSTCPYVFCKSCIVKNLSRGVIVDIEQNENWNCFSCTPKILWPLRAQHWALVNYIQTQKRGLQSLQLPEKEARRQMMQDNSVCCRLAKAKSNSLSDSAESLESTTSKRSHNSSVSSAKKGSSAKLQGPPTKRPKASNDEVVCTPDLLSMLEPDCQISMPQKPAARLPVSPANITKTPRIVTVQQNYTGPSPSPSSNGKSPPRLSLPPPLVLSGSGVRYRQSSPASVVRRTVVPNSVRNTGPVFHTINGFRVDLNSAAQQDSYRLPNGRLIQVKRQMPLSSQPATALTPPTPMSVGPLGQVIIRPRSLAAAPPTIRQVHSSSANSSPGGTLPSVVSNMGNNMGIYNPQINQQQRAPQGVRVGNVSQTSASGSANASASGGPLPTVGNGNGGEGTLIYAVQPNKAPALMRHVFPNSSIGQARAQLQEQIFNAMDICTHLTGKVISLTHSNAYNQARSFMDLKELYIHMSYLMTYAIGRFKHLQDKCLVDMRDMGFKNDANSLENGQLAAEKQASDDEDNEIEIVEPKTDTITIDSDNEDEACLLSSSKKIMKITSVSSHSPKIDVPKREVMEVLPSEADMAAFSSTILASLLEVEITDGTAELKNVSPGHKKQPRKKTTNRPNPALLQLERQRMEEIKLTDAKLKKKVVVKLRRAEEEFEVARKWAKNCDKQAKSDRQAQQAKHNAEKNPVAGPKEPISIEVEKESDHCIKGGSSPSNPVADKETEKPEAPQETSSKNDKSDDPKKEFASDDNLKIGDAADRQHEKDDSEAQAETEPQPEPEAEAGAEAEDEAQSKPDAVDEDNEKELLSINPVVGDDMQCPQSETDAVKDKSSDKEKYHFKEAMDTSTETPAAVPLESMDIDVPIEKTEQTKDEVDESKELDGIGVSDRAKDLSPIAYTAEAKAFKDKENELTVAEINPQIVASETNSATLRMPLPEPILNDDQNEEICFNENVERKLTPSDESSSNGTATGQIIQDPDHDFA
- the LOC117892529 gene encoding beta-1,3-galactosyltransferase 1 isoform X1; amino-acid sequence: MNNACSGHEEQCALLADSSVSSGSTASVSDEETTARQPKGKRGQGAMKLQRRPRLPLPRSLRRLGCYTLMASFIFLLLLVYLPLMYMDVHKRRVGLPDWTLETSRSIGDYIDPVQETALIVPRGFCRNKTFLVIAVCTSLGNFVQRQTIRETWGNTSEFNYGAFVKLHGHLKGNYLPPMTARLKLYADYLSGEGDSLSASVRVVFIVGRSKYESLEGNETLSRVHSEAEQYNDIIQESFVDSYNNLTLKSVMALKHISRSCANSTAYFLKCDDDTFVNVPNLLHFLLGGSVPLYNDTLDYHDRYTFLVKSPQNRLNDTSEVMYGHQFCNVVPVNDVSSKWYMPSYMYPPESYPKYLSGAGYLLSIDVVQRLYEASLNTTLVYLEDVYITGLCAQRAHIKRHHHPLFSFAHSKHLCAFKGSITQHQVKDDTMVEAWNYVSDYKIRCPPPGRYFNHMRLHKRPNC
- the LOC117892529 gene encoding beta-1,3-galactosyltransferase 1 isoform X2 — translated: MNNACSGHEEQCALLADSSVSSGSTASVSDEETTARQPKGKRGQGAMKLQRRPRLPLPRSLRRLGCYTLMASFIFLLLLVYLPLMYMDVHKRRVGLPDWTLETSRSIGDYIDPVQETALIVPRGFCRNKTFLVIAVCTSLGNFVQRQTIRETWGNTSEFNYGAFVKLHGHLKGNYLPPMTARLKLYADYLSGEGDSLSASVRVVFIVGRSKYESLEGNETLSRVHSEAEQYNDIIQESFVDSYNNLTLKSVMALKHISRSCANSTAYFLKCDDDTFVNVPNLLHFLLGGSVPLYNDTLDYHDRYTFLVKSPQNRLNDTSEVMYGHQFCNVVPVNDVSSKWYMPSYMYPPESYPKYLSGAGYLLSIDVVQRLYEASLNTTLVYLEDVYITGLCAQRAHIKRHHHPLFSFAHSKHLCAFKGSITQHQVKDDTMVEAWNYVSDYKIRCPPPGRYFNHMRLHKRPNC